In a genomic window of Piliocolobus tephrosceles isolate RC106 chromosome 1, ASM277652v3, whole genome shotgun sequence:
- the TNNT2 gene encoding troponin T, cardiac muscle isoform X1, whose amino-acid sequence MSDMEEVVEEYEEEEQEEAAVEEEEDWREDEDEQEEAAEEDAEDGAEAEAETEETRAEDGEEEEAKEAEDGPMEESKPKPRSFMPNLVPPKIPDGERVDFDDIHRKRMEKDLNELQALIEAHFENRKKEEEELVSLKDRIERRRAERAEQQRIRNEREKERQNRLAEERARREEEENRRKAEDEARKKKALSNMMHFGGYIQKQAQTERKSGKRQTEREKKKKILAERRKVLAIDHLNEDQLREKAKELWQSIYNLEAEKFDLQEKFKQQKYEINVLRNRINDNQKVSKTRGKAKVTGRWK is encoded by the exons ATGTCTGACATGGAAGAGGTGGTGGAAGAGTACGAGGAGGA GGAGCAGGAAG AAGCAGCTGTTGAAG AAGAGGAGGACTGGAGAGAGGACGAAGACG AGCAGGAGGAGGCAGCGGAAGAGGATGCTGAGGATGGGGCTGAAGCAGAGGCTGAGACCGAGGAGACCAGGGCAGAAG atggagaagaagaggaagcaaaGGAAGCTGAAG ATGGCCCAATGGAGGAGTCCAAACCCAAGCCCAG GTCGTTCATGCCCAACTTGGTGCCTCCCAAGATCCCCGATGGAGAGAGAGTGGACTTTGAT GACATCCACCGGAAGCGCATGGAGAAGGACCTGAATGAGTTGCAGGCACTGATCGAGGCTCACTTTGAGaacaggaagaaggaggaggaggagctcgTTTCTCTGAAGGACAGGATC GAGAGACGTCGGGCAGAGCGGGCCGAGCAGCAGCGCATCCGGAATGAGCGGGAGAAGGAGCGGCAGAACCGCCTGGCT GAAGAGAGGGCTCGacgagaggaggaggagaacagGAGGAAGGCTGAGGATGAGGCCCGGAAGAAGAAGGCTTTGTCCAACATGATGCATTTTGGGGGTTACATCCAGAAG CAGGCCCAG ACAGAGCGGAAAAGTGGGAAGAGGCAGACCGAGcgggaaaagaagaagaagattctGGCCGAGAGGAGGAAGGTGCTGGCCATCGACCACCTGAATGAAGATCAGTtgag GGAGAAGGCCAAGGAGCTATGGCAGAGCATCTATAACTTGGAGGCAGAGAAGTTCGACCTGCAGGAGAAGTTCAAGCAGCAGAAATACGAG ATCAATGTTCTCCGAAACAGGATCAACGATAACCAGAAAGT CTCCAAGACCCGCGGGAAGGCCAAAGTCACCGGGCGCTGGAAGTAG
- the TNNT2 gene encoding troponin T, cardiac muscle isoform X2 — MSDMEEVVEEYEEEEQEEAAVEEEEDWREDEDEQEEAAEEDAEDGAEAEAETEETRAEDGEEEEAKEAEDGPMEESKPKPRSFMPNLVPPKIPDGERVDFDERRRAERAEQQRIRNEREKERQNRLAEERARREEEENRRKAEDEARKKKALSNMMHFGGYIQKTERKSGKRQTEREKKKKILAERRKVLAIDHLNEDQLREKAKELWQSIYNLEAEKFDLQEKFKQQKYEINVLRNRINDNQKVSKTRGKAKVTGRWK; from the exons ATGTCTGACATGGAAGAGGTGGTGGAAGAGTACGAGGAGGA GGAGCAGGAAG AAGCAGCTGTTGAAG AAGAGGAGGACTGGAGAGAGGACGAAGACG AGCAGGAGGAGGCAGCGGAAGAGGATGCTGAGGATGGGGCTGAAGCAGAGGCTGAGACCGAGGAGACCAGGGCAGAAG atggagaagaagaggaagcaaaGGAAGCTGAAG ATGGCCCAATGGAGGAGTCCAAACCCAAGCCCAG GTCGTTCATGCCCAACTTGGTGCCTCCCAAGATCCCCGATGGAGAGAGAGTGGACTTTGAT GAGAGACGTCGGGCAGAGCGGGCCGAGCAGCAGCGCATCCGGAATGAGCGGGAGAAGGAGCGGCAGAACCGCCTGGCT GAAGAGAGGGCTCGacgagaggaggaggagaacagGAGGAAGGCTGAGGATGAGGCCCGGAAGAAGAAGGCTTTGTCCAACATGATGCATTTTGGGGGTTACATCCAGAAG ACAGAGCGGAAAAGTGGGAAGAGGCAGACCGAGcgggaaaagaagaagaagattctGGCCGAGAGGAGGAAGGTGCTGGCCATCGACCACCTGAATGAAGATCAGTtgag GGAGAAGGCCAAGGAGCTATGGCAGAGCATCTATAACTTGGAGGCAGAGAAGTTCGACCTGCAGGAGAAGTTCAAGCAGCAGAAATACGAG ATCAATGTTCTCCGAAACAGGATCAACGATAACCAGAAAGT CTCCAAGACCCGCGGGAAGGCCAAAGTCACCGGGCGCTGGAAGTAG